A part of Halobacillus shinanisalinarum genomic DNA contains:
- a CDS encoding flavin monoamine oxidase family protein, which yields MSSRSEEQLTYPEGMVNIIRDGLQLAKTPKKVIIAGAGMSGLVSASLLKRAGHHVTVLEGNNRIGGRIFTLRQPFTQGNYVELGAMRIPSTHALVCEYIKRFKLQINPFINSSPLDLIFVNNIRTTRKHYEQYPEVLQFPLVGWEKGKTASELFLSAVNPFIERYQSSSPEEQERLKKQYASYSMRDYLENNPLGPSLSSNAIRMIMVLLGIEGFPDFSFVDILTDIIYPIFNKDTNFYEITGGNDQLPLSFLSELHSDILYSHKVRKITQTTSGVTLSTVNPLTQEPKCFSGDYSIITMPFSVFQFVDVEPYDSISFKKWQAIRTLTNIPAVKIAIEFKHRFWERMEVGNIITDLPTMFTYIPSHNKGHFGPAVLLGSYSWGKNASLWTSLTESDLISYVLKDLAKIYGDIVYQEYYQAFAFDWAQNPFSAGCFTLFAPHQVVNFGDYISTPEGRLHFAGEHTSPFHGWVEGAIESGIRTAYEINERSRSIND from the coding sequence ATGAGCAGTAGAAGCGAGGAACAACTTACATACCCTGAAGGAATGGTAAACATTATTAGAGACGGATTACAGTTGGCTAAAACGCCTAAAAAGGTAATAATAGCCGGAGCTGGAATGTCTGGGTTAGTCTCTGCTTCCTTACTCAAAAGGGCCGGTCATCATGTAACTGTACTTGAAGGGAATAACCGGATAGGCGGTAGGATATTTACCTTAAGACAGCCATTCACCCAAGGGAATTATGTTGAGCTTGGCGCTATGCGTATTCCTAGCACACATGCTCTTGTATGTGAGTATATCAAACGTTTCAAGCTTCAAATTAATCCTTTTATAAATAGCTCTCCACTTGATTTGATCTTTGTAAACAACATACGTACCACGCGTAAACACTATGAACAATATCCCGAAGTCTTACAATTTCCTCTAGTAGGCTGGGAAAAGGGCAAAACCGCATCGGAGTTATTTTTATCTGCCGTCAATCCTTTTATTGAAAGGTATCAAAGCAGTTCACCTGAAGAGCAGGAACGGTTAAAAAAACAATATGCCTCCTACTCTATGAGGGACTATCTAGAAAATAATCCATTAGGCCCTTCCCTTTCATCTAATGCTATTCGAATGATTATGGTTCTTCTCGGAATTGAAGGGTTCCCCGACTTCTCTTTTGTTGATATTTTAACAGATATCATTTATCCGATCTTTAATAAAGACACGAACTTCTACGAAATCACAGGCGGGAATGACCAGCTTCCCTTATCTTTCCTTTCTGAACTTCACTCTGACATTCTTTACAGCCATAAAGTGAGAAAGATTACGCAAACGACGTCCGGTGTTACACTTAGTACAGTAAACCCTTTGACACAGGAGCCAAAGTGTTTTTCGGGTGATTATAGTATTATTACTATGCCTTTTTCAGTCTTCCAATTTGTTGATGTTGAACCCTATGATTCTATCTCTTTTAAGAAGTGGCAAGCGATTAGAACCCTGACCAATATTCCCGCAGTGAAAATAGCCATTGAATTTAAACATCGCTTTTGGGAGAGGATGGAAGTAGGCAACATCATAACGGATCTTCCCACGATGTTCACTTACATCCCTAGCCATAATAAGGGGCACTTCGGTCCTGCGGTATTGCTTGGCAGTTACAGTTGGGGTAAAAACGCTTCATTGTGGACCAGTTTAACAGAATCAGATTTGATTTCCTATGTTCTTAAAGATCTAGCTAAAATTTATGGCGACATCGTTTATCAAGAATATTATCAAGCGTTTGCTTTTGATTGGGCTCAAAATCCTTTTTCAGCAGGATGCTTTACCCTGTTCGCCCCACATCAGGTCGTAAATTTTGGTGATTACATAAGTACACCGGAAGGGCGACTTCATTTTGCCGGAGAACATACTTCTCCCTTTCATGGCTGGGTGGAAGGTGCAATAGAATCAGGTATAAGGACAGCCTACGAAATAAATGAGAGAAGTAGGTCTATCAACGATTAA
- a CDS encoding DedA family protein, translating into MENWLLSIINEYGYIGIFALIALENIFPPIPSEVILTFSGFVTTSTHLSIFGVVISSTLGSITGAVGLYGVGLLLDVERMEKIVDKWGKVLRLTRKDIHKADSWFDKYGPWTVFLCRFVPLIRSLISIPAGMSNMNFTAFFVLTTLGTLIWNTVLIWIGASVGDSWHSILTYMDIYSSVVYIILAVAVVAAVYWYFKKIRNR; encoded by the coding sequence ATGGAAAATTGGCTGCTCTCTATTATTAATGAGTATGGTTACATAGGCATCTTCGCATTAATAGCATTAGAAAATATTTTTCCGCCAATTCCATCTGAAGTCATTTTAACATTCAGTGGTTTTGTGACGACCTCCACTCATTTATCGATCTTTGGTGTGGTAATCAGCTCAACTCTAGGTTCGATTACAGGCGCTGTTGGATTATATGGGGTTGGATTGTTGCTTGATGTAGAACGGATGGAAAAAATAGTTGATAAATGGGGCAAAGTTCTTCGTCTGACTCGTAAAGATATTCATAAAGCAGATTCCTGGTTTGATAAATATGGGCCTTGGACAGTGTTTTTATGCAGATTTGTCCCACTAATTAGAAGTCTCATTTCAATTCCGGCAGGGATGTCGAACATGAATTTTACCGCTTTCTTTGTTCTTACGACATTAGGTACTCTAATTTGGAATACTGTCCTTATTTGGATCGGAGCATCTGTTGGGGATTCGTGGCACAGTATTCTTACATACATGGATATATACTCTTCGGTTGTTTATATTATTTTAGCAGTTGCAGTGGTGGCGGCCGTATATTGGTACTTCAAAAAAATAAGAAACAGATAA
- a CDS encoding manganese-dependent inorganic pyrophosphatase → MSKTLIFGHKNPDTDTISSAIVYADLKNKLGLEVEAVRLGEVGGETQFALDKFNVDAPRLVETVSDEVEQVILVDHNERQQSVEDIDEVQVLEVIDHHRIANFETKGPLYYRAEPVGCTATILNKLYKENNQEVSPQMAGLMLSAIISDSLLFKSPTCTEQDVQAAKELAEIAHVDAEEYGLEMLKAGADISDKSAAQLISLDAKEFAMGDVKVEIAQVNTVDTDEVLARKAEIEQAIETVVSEKELDLFLFVITDILTNNSTVIAIGEKMGVVAEAFEVPFEGNQAVLEGVVSRKKQIVPPLNEKFL, encoded by the coding sequence GTGAGTAAAACGTTGATATTTGGCCACAAGAATCCAGATACAGATACGATCAGTTCAGCGATCGTCTATGCTGACTTGAAAAATAAGCTTGGTTTAGAAGTTGAAGCAGTGAGATTAGGGGAAGTGGGCGGTGAAACCCAATTTGCATTAGATAAGTTCAATGTGGATGCACCCCGTTTAGTAGAAACCGTTTCAGATGAAGTGGAGCAAGTTATCCTGGTGGACCATAACGAACGCCAGCAAAGTGTTGAAGACATTGATGAGGTTCAAGTCCTTGAGGTCATTGACCATCATCGAATTGCGAACTTCGAAACCAAAGGGCCCCTTTATTACCGTGCAGAGCCTGTCGGCTGTACGGCAACCATCCTAAATAAATTGTATAAAGAAAACAATCAAGAAGTCAGCCCGCAGATGGCCGGTTTAATGCTGTCCGCCATAATTTCTGATTCCTTGCTTTTTAAATCTCCTACATGTACAGAGCAAGATGTACAAGCAGCGAAGGAATTGGCGGAAATCGCTCATGTGGATGCAGAAGAGTATGGTCTTGAAATGCTTAAAGCCGGAGCGGATATTAGTGATAAATCGGCCGCACAGTTGATTTCACTTGATGCGAAGGAGTTCGCGATGGGTGATGTTAAAGTAGAGATCGCGCAAGTAAATACAGTCGATACGGATGAAGTTCTCGCACGTAAAGCTGAAATTGAACAAGCGATCGAAACCGTCGTTTCTGAAAAAGAACTAGACCTATTCTTATTTGTGATTACTGATATCCTCACAAACAATTCAACCGTTATTGCTATCGGAGAAAAAATGGGTGTCGTTGCCGAAGCATTCGAAGTGCCTTTTGAAGGAAACCAGGCTGTTCTTGAAGGCGTTGTTTCACGTAAAAAGCAAATTGTACCACCGCTTAATGAAAAATTTCTATAA
- a CDS encoding GNAT family N-acetyltransferase, with product MTVTNVHIEGKLVTLRSITDTDIPILWGLIYREEEPEWKKWDAPYYPLEPHTLESYRSHENARKERLKQNEPDSRLIIEVEGTIIGTVTYYWEHKPSLWLEVGIGIYSPEYWSGGYGTEALTLWIDHLFNNLPLARVGLTTWSKNQRMMRVGEKLGMKLEGRMRKCRIYEGNYYDSIRMGVLREEWQL from the coding sequence ATGACTGTTACAAATGTACATATAGAAGGTAAACTTGTCACACTGAGAAGTATCACTGATACCGATATACCCATTCTTTGGGGATTGATCTATCGTGAAGAAGAACCAGAGTGGAAAAAGTGGGATGCCCCTTACTATCCTTTAGAGCCACATACATTAGAAAGCTATCGAAGTCATGAAAATGCCAGAAAAGAAAGGTTAAAACAAAATGAACCTGATTCACGACTAATTATCGAGGTGGAAGGAACCATAATTGGTACTGTTACCTATTATTGGGAGCACAAACCTTCTCTTTGGCTCGAAGTTGGAATTGGGATCTATTCTCCTGAGTATTGGAGCGGTGGTTACGGGACAGAAGCTCTTACTCTATGGATTGACCACTTGTTTAATAACCTGCCCTTAGCCCGTGTCGGATTAACAACATGGTCGAAGAACCAAAGAATGATGCGTGTTGGGGAAAAGTTAGGAATGAAACTCGAAGGCCGCATGAGAAAGTGCCGTATTTATGAAGGAAATTATTATGATTCCATTCGAATGGGGGTGCTTCGGGAAGAATGGCAATTATAA
- the corA gene encoding magnesium/cobalt transporter CorA, translating into MLKVYGYSNKDGWQIGSSLDTIMQDELDWYWVDFQSPSEEEIKLLHTFFHFHPLAIEDCMHDLQRPKLDYYDDHTFFVIHSVESNDLDKHEIDVFLGDAFIVTYHKQPSKVVETVEGLMQRNKNQQQTMDEYNVLYQLLDKAVDNYFPIVYEIEDHINEIEDNTKSLSMEQLLEELFDRRGELMQLRQTVHPMRDLLYRMLNTHHLDGVHERKEYFTDIYDHLLKVAEMVASNREMTQDIRDSYLSLNSHQTNRTMQILTVISVIFMPLTFIVGVYGMNFVFMPELNAKYGYFVVWAVMIALAFGMFIWFKKKGWFD; encoded by the coding sequence ATGCTAAAAGTTTATGGTTATTCAAATAAAGACGGTTGGCAGATTGGGAGCTCACTTGATACAATCATGCAAGATGAATTGGACTGGTATTGGGTTGATTTCCAATCTCCATCAGAAGAAGAAATAAAACTTCTGCACACATTCTTTCATTTTCACCCCTTAGCGATTGAGGATTGTATGCATGATTTGCAAAGACCGAAATTAGATTATTATGATGATCATACCTTTTTTGTTATTCATTCGGTGGAAAGCAATGATTTAGACAAGCATGAGATTGATGTGTTTTTAGGTGATGCGTTTATTGTCACCTACCATAAACAACCATCTAAAGTTGTTGAGACAGTAGAGGGCTTGATGCAGCGTAATAAAAATCAGCAGCAGACAATGGATGAATATAATGTACTTTATCAGCTGTTGGATAAAGCGGTAGACAATTATTTTCCAATCGTTTACGAAATAGAGGATCATATTAATGAGATAGAAGATAATACAAAAAGCTTATCAATGGAACAATTGCTAGAAGAGTTATTTGATCGTCGGGGCGAACTAATGCAATTAAGACAAACGGTTCATCCAATGAGAGATTTGCTCTATCGGATGTTAAATACCCATCATTTAGATGGCGTCCATGAAAGAAAAGAGTACTTTACAGATATTTATGACCATCTGCTAAAAGTCGCAGAAATGGTGGCATCTAATCGGGAAATGACCCAGGATATTAGGGATAGCTACTTATCATTAAATTCACATCAAACCAACCGCACAATGCAGATCTTAACCGTTATCTCAGTTATATTCATGCCCCTCACCTTTATCGTCGGTGTTTACGGAATGAATTTTGTTTTCATGCCGGAGCTCAATGCCAAATATGGCTATTTTGTTGTCTGGGCGGTAATGATTGCCTTGGCATTCGGAATGTTTATATGGTTCAAGAAGAAAGGCTGGTTTGATTAA